The window atgctttattctgcagaaaaaggagagcctgcaCCTTGgcacaaaagactctgtcttacacaaatttcacaaaccttttatacgcgttcagacaaagacccttgcgtgttaatacttgattggtaagtgtaaaatctcacgTTCCCCTTATCTGGctagtactgactggtttggagcaggaccttcctgctttgaggcagcagaaaagagagagtgaaaaagttcaggctactgtgtccatgagcagtactcaccccTCCCCcttactggccgcttgtaatctattaagggggggggggggtcggccAGCTTTCACAAGAGCATGTCCAGCATGTCGCTGCTATTCAGGGCACGTCCCCTGACAGGAAGGCTCCGGGGCTGCCGAGGGGCTACAGCGAAGATGCCGGGGTGGGTGGCAGCGTTTCGAtgcagtggtgggggggagggtgttggcCATGAGCGGGGCCGAGCTCCCTCCCGCAGTTCCCACGAAAGCCCCGAGACGCCCCGCCCAGGAACACGCCCTCCCGGCGGGCAGTCCCAGAGGCGCGGGGGGTCCCTTGGTGACgcggggctgggctggagacCAAAGGCAGCGCGGCAGGCAAACTCTCCTAATGGCTCAAAGCACATTTCAGCGCTAGTCTCGGTTAGCTCGAGGGGCGGGCACGAGACTCCAGTCCGCGTGTGGCGGGGCTTCTCCCTCAGCTTAGCGCGGAAGGGTGCGTGGGTGCCCGCGCGTGGGAGCGGCTTGCAGCGCGCGCGGATGTGTGGGGGTCTCCCGCCGCGACGGGCAACCTGGGCGAGGGAGGGTCGCGAGCCCCCCGGGGTTCTCTGCCCACGCGCGGAGCCGGGCGGGCGGGCGGTGGAGCGTTGGGGACTCGCGGAAGGGCGGGGCCATCCCGGCGTGGGCGGAGCCTGCCGCTGGCGCCCTCCCCGGCAGCCCAAGTTCCGCAGGGTTTGAATGCAGCCCCCTGCAAGATGGCGGGCAGGCGAGGAGGTGAGGGGCCGGCTGGGGACACCCGCTTCCTGGGTCAGCGGGGATGGGGGTGAGGCGctcccccccagcgcccctcGGGGTCCGTGTGGCCTGCACACCCTGAGACCTAAGGCAGGGCCCCGCTGGCTGGGGAACCAGCGGGTGGGGGGGCACTGAGGGGTGCTCGTTGGCGGCGGCGTGCAGTGCCGGGGAGGGGGGACATTCTGAGGGGGTGCCTGGAGGACGGGGGGTGGCAGCGTGCGGTGTTGGGTGGGAgactgtgtggggtggggggaaagtcGGGGGTGCCCTGGGGGCGGCGATGTGCAGTGATTGGGCGGGGGGGACAGTGTGTGGGGCCTGAGTGACGGCGGCGTGCAGTCTCGGGGGGGGGCAGTGTGCGGGGcctctgggagggtggggggacagTGTACggtgccggggggaggggcactgtcCGGTGCTAGGGATAGCTGGGGGTGGTATCACTGCCCTTTGCCTGCGGGAGGCTTTTGGCGGGAGAGGTCGCCGCATGAAGTTAGAAATAGTCAAGACCTCCCCCAAACTGGGTAACCTCCAGTGCCTCTCCCACTCCTCTCCTTTCCAACAGTGATATGCTAATTGCAGTTCTGGTTGTGACACAAATGAACAGTCCCCTGCTAAGGCAGAGGAAGGAATTCTGCTGCTGTCAAATACTCTTACTAAAACAGGGAAAAAAGCTGTTGCTTTGGGCTCCAGACTTTGACTTGCTATAAACTTTGGACGATCCCTCCTAATAGAGTTCTGAACTGTTGCAATTATTGTTCCATGGTGGGCACCCTAACATCTTTGCAACAGTTACGTTGTCTGTAAATTGTAACCCTCCTAAATTTTGCCCAATTGACAAGAAATCAGAGATGTTTCTGGAAGAGGATTTGCCTCTGTCTCCTCCCAGTCGTCATGGTTGCATAGCAAGTACAAGAGTGTTAATTCTACTTGACTAACTGCAGATACTTAGCAGTCTTGTAAAAGAGAGTGAAGGGTTTCTACATAACTAACTGCAGTCAAAAGCATGAACTTCTGCTAGGGTACCTTAAGGTCAAGGtaactatttttgttttgttttgtttcaaacctGGTAACTATCCTGAGAATCTTTTCCTATGAAGAACTAGTATGTCCtgggtagggtttttttttgttgtttttgtttttttaaccattACATGAATGCACATAGTATCATACACAGAGCTGAGGTTCAGGCTGAGAACTATTAGAGGCTTGCTTTATACTTAACTGGAGTAGCATTGGTTCTGTCTGCCTGTGCTACATTTATATTTCTATAAACATGTTGTGGACAATTCTTACAAATTATAATCTGGGGGCTTGGGAGCAGACTAAAAATCAAGTGCTTAATTTTTTTCAACTCAGCTGAGACATTAAATTAGTAAAGAATCCTATTTTCTTATTGTAGCTTGGTATGTGCCTTGTCTAGCTTCACTTGAGACCATCCAGGAATTATGTAGGAAGGAAAATCTCACATGTAAATCCCTTGGAATCACCAACAGGAATCTAAAGAGTTATGAGGTGGAATATTTATGTGACTACAAGGTAGAAGAGGTAAGATAAATATCTAGTCTTACAGAACAATTTGATCGATATTTCAGTTTGAAATTTGGAAGTGAGAGGCAGTGTTTTTCCTTAAGGTTTAAAGTGCTAGGCTAGCAGAGGGCTCTTGTTAAGCTACTGCTGACATTgaagaaaatatttcagaatgtTGAAGCctaaaaaaaatgttctttagTTCTGACTCTCTAAGGAAGGAAGATTCTGCTGAAATAATGGAAATGTTAATAATAGAGCACAAAATGTCTGATCCTTGTATAACAGTGCTAAAGCAAATCTTACTGTGCTTAAATAACAGTGCAGTATGTATTATTATGatgcttctcttcttccttgtttGCAGTTAAAAGAACACTTCTTCCTCTATACTACTGCAGTCTGTTCCATGAACAGTTAAGGCCACATGCTACAACTGGATCCATTGCCAGACCCCAGTTATGTGCCATGTGTGTGCAGAAGCTGACCAGTGTGTGTCTGGTTTAAGGGATTTGGCCTTATTGCGCTATTCCCTTTGAAAAGAAACCTCCCTTTGAAATAATTAATTTTACAAAACATACTCTTCTTAGTAGTAAATATAGTATTAATAAGTGTTTTGACTATTCATCCTCTCGGATGACTCATGTAACTATTACCAGTAGTACTGTTAGAGGTTTTTTGGTAAGtttagattttctttttgttctgtgtaggGTGTTACTTTATTCTCTTTCTTTATAAAAGTTAGTATATATGACCTTAACTGTGGCTGTGCTAACAAACTAACCCACGCTGGTATAATTTGTTTTGGATCATTCTATCCAGCTGTACAGTTATCCGTGTCCTTTCAAGTGGTGCACAAAGTACATACCCAGTTACCTTGCATTTGAAGTGCTTGATTCTCCTGTTAGGACCAGATGACTGAATTTAACTATGTGGTGCTTATGCCTCAATCATAAGGAGGGTGTTAAGGATGTTAGTCTGACCGCCTCTCAGTTTATGCATTTTTGCCACCTCCTTAATGACAATCACTCctctgtttaattttatttaatatggATGTGATACCAAAGCAGTTGTATCATTGAACAACCACACTTTATTTTCAAGGTATTTTTGATTAACTGTTGTTGGAAATGTTCTTGCTAAATCTGTATCTATTTCTCTATTTCAAGGGCACAGAGTACTTCCTTGTGAAATGGAAAGGATGGCCAGAATCCTCAAATACCTGGGTACCTTTGAAAAATCTTAAATGCCCATTGCTCCTTCAGTACTTCCATAGTGATAAGAATGAATATTTATCTCAGCTGAAACGAGGCAAAGCAGTAATATTGAAAAACCATATTAAAGCTTTGAACCCTGTAGTAGCACAGTACATAGTAAAGAAGGCTAAACAAAGAATAGCTCTACAGAGATGGAAGGAAGAACTCAACCGGAAAAAGAACCATAAAGGAATGATTCTTGTAGAAAACACTGTGGATCTTGAGGGCCCTCCTTTAGACTTTTACTACATTAATGAATATAAACCTGCTCCAGGAATAAATGTAATGAATGGAATTACAACCGGCTGTGAATGCTCTGATTGCCCTGCTGAGAAGTGTTGTCCAGAAGAGGCTGGATTTTTCTTGGCTTACAATAAACAAAAGCAGTTAAAAATCCAACCAGGCTTGCCTATCTATGAATGCAACTCATACTGTAGATGTGGTCCTGAATGCCCTAACAGGATAGTACAGAAAGGCACACCGTATTCTCTTTGCATCTTCAGAACTAACAACGGACGTGGCTGGGGAGTAAAAACCCTccagaaaattaaaacaaagagaTTTGTGATGGAGTATGTTGGAGAGGTATGTATTTATCTCAGAGATGAATTATTTGGAATAATAAATGATTTAAATGTTAgtagaacacttttttttttttaaataaaaaaatttcttTTTTCAACACTTTTTGATTGTTACATAACAGATAAATATGTGCTTGGTGTTAATGAAGTACACTGAAGACATCTCATTTTAAAGTCAAATTACCTTTATATTGTATGACCCAGGGTGTTTTATGCAACAAAGTAATGCAAAGAGGCTGAAGtgcaaaagagattttttttatatcCTAACTTTTAGAACCAGGTCTTGTCTCTTGTCAGTATCCTGATCATCTCCCATCTTGACTACTATGGCCTTCTCTTCTAAGGCTTTCTTAATACTGATCTCATCCCAGGCCAAATTActgcaaaaattatttttatcaCTTGTCATGCTGATATGTCAACCCTTGTATTTCACCATATCTAAACTTGGAAAATAGGTTGTGCCTTAAAACGTATTGGTCAATATCAGTTAACATGTTGTTAAAATGACTTGCCCTGTCTGCACTAGGTGCAAAGTTATCTAACGTCTTAAAACTGTGTTTTTCTAGTCTAGACATGGCCCTTGAGTCACACACTGCGACTGGGAGCCAGTGATGTATCAAGTTAAACTTGTTCTTGCTTTCAAGGCTCCTGCATGATCCAGTTTCTGCTTACATCTCTCCCCCGTAATCTGTGGTCCACCACTGATGCCAGCATCAGTATTGTATTTGTCCCCTTGCACAACAGTTTCTATTATCTTCTTCCGTGTGCTGTTTCTGTGTTTACCTTCCTCAAACTATCCAATTCCCATTCAGATCCTTCCTAAAAACTCACTTAGAATGTACAGGAGATCAGTTTATTAAAATAGAATTACTCCTGTGTGATGTTAATGAGGaaacttttttgggggtgggggagagaggttgTGGAAAGAGGCAGGACTTTAAGTGAAGGTGGTGATTAGTTGTTTGTGTGTCCTTCCCTTGCCTCTTTCCTCCTACCCCCTCCTCTGGCTGTATGTGATTATACTTTGTTGTTCAGAGTGCAAAACTGAGTGGAAATCTCCCAAATCCAGGTTTCCTATTTCAGGGCTATCTTGAGGGATTGTTGTAATGGTCACTATTTTTCTTTGTTATTACCagaaaaaagattttgttttgctAACTCTGCCAGTAAAGTATATATTTAAAGTAGAAGACTGGAGATAAACTTGCATAGTCTGCAGCCTCAAGCAGGAGCCCTCTTTCTGGCAGTTTCTGCATGTCTCCATTGTGTTAATGTGTGCTGGCCATCCCTGACTAATGATAAGCTATACCAGTAAAAGTGCAGTTTTGCTTGTATAATTTTGTCTAcgctaggggcttctgccagcaTGGCTGTCAGTCAAGGATCACAACTCTTCACACCTTTGACCAACATAGTTGTGCTGGcaaaagtctgtagtgtagatatagctattagcccagtcctgcaaagcaaTCCATTTGCAAAAAAAGAgtcacattgaaatcagtgggactttaCGTGGGCATTACGGTCTGCATAGGTAAATTATATTACAGAATTAGCGCCATACAGAGTAActcagcagggagtggggagaagaggaaAGTTTTGAGAGTAGCTGAAGTTACAAGTGTAACCTGATATACTGATTCTCTCATATGCTGAGGGAAGTGtatgggggtggggcatggctgGTTCCACCTGCCCTGAACCTTTTGTGGTTCTGCTTGAAGTGAACAATTCTGTACAGGTCTGCTGGAAAAATAATATGGAGGTTTTATGTAGTAAATATAAACTGGCACTGTAGATAGGATAGGCTGTAGTTGTCTAATGACCACATCCTCCTTTAGGGAGCCTGTGATTTAAAGTTTATCTAAAATGTAGATATGAGGATTACTTATAGAGGAGTTCAGAGAAGTTGGAGGCAAAGATAAATAACTAGTAGCCTAATTATTATAGAGCAGGTCTTTTTATATTCAAGATTTTATTCTACATTGTATAGAACACAATAGGAACATAACTTTATCTGTAAATACATATCCAGGGAAACTGTCCAATATTATGTTGTTTGAGGAGAAAATACCATCACTATCTATTAATAGGGCATTAGTGACTTCAGAAACAATCAGTAGTCAATTTAAATAGTTATGTTTAAATGTTCCTTATTCCTTACAGATACACAGCAACCTTCTTACTTCCTTTAAAGGCAAGTCTCCCTACTTCTGTTCAAGAACATGTAAAAGTTTTTTCGAACTTCTTTGTGGTTTTGTTTCAGTTCAGTAACAGTTAATAATATGATGCAGGTTTCTTTTTTTAGGTGATCACAAATGAGGAAGCAGAGAGACGAGGTCAACTGTACGACAACCAAGGAAATACATACTTGTTTGACCTGGACTATGACTCGGATGaatatacagtggatgcagctcGATATGGAAATGTGTCTCATTTTGTGAATCACAGCGTAAGGGCTTTTTTTTGTGTTGGAGAACTGTCCTGTTTGCCCCAAGAATGCCTTCTCCTTTTGTAAATATCTTGATATCAAACACATAACTTTAGTGAAATTACTTGTTTCATACTCacctctttctccctctccaAAGAGAATGTCTTGAGAGTGGATTAATGCTTTTATGGCAGCACAGTCACATAAACTTGAAATCTTTTGAGGAAAAATTGAAGTCACTTTGTCTCATGATGTTTTAAAAgtctaaattaaaataataaatgttatcAAACAGCAAATGTGAGGGATCTTAAAATGGACAGAGTGCACGAAAGTGAAAGGAGCCTCAAATATTCCCACATGCCCCACAATCCtatttttttattaatgatttCTTCTTGTATGTCTGGAAAGATGCCTTTCTTGCAGCATCCAACATAACAAATGATCAGTTAAATAGGATGGAAGAAATACTGATACATACCTTATCTGGTGCAAAATTAAATGTGAAAGAATATAAAGTAGCTTAGGTTTAAGACATAATTATTCTTTAGTTTTCACAAACATTGGGAGTGCAAGTTTTTTTATAAACAGGATCACTCCACAAGACATCACTTTAAATAGCAATTTTATTTTACCTGTTGAAGTAAAACTAAAAGGAGAGTTTTCATTGTTCCTTACTCTTTCATGTTCAGAATTACCTAAGAGAAAGGTGTCCACAGTTTCTAAATTTTcgttaaaatgtaaaataacatGATCtgtggtcctgatcctgcaatctgattTATGTGGATGGACCTCTGAGCTCAAGTAGAGATCCACTGACCGCATTGGAACTCAGCCTAAGGATAAGGGTTTGCCTAAGTAGATCAGATAGCAGAGTTGGGATCAGAATCTATTTCCAGTGTATTCAATACTTGTTTCCAGACACCCAGAACAATTTTTTCTCTTCAGATAATTGAATACCAACAGTATAGGAAATAACAGCATAATTTAACCCTTGGCTGCTGATTGATATTATATGAACTATCAACCTCTGTGAAatacaggaagaggaggagagcatCAGAATGTACTTTTGTTTCAGTTGTAAGTAATGGAGAGAAGGAATTTTCGTGCCTTTTCTATAGCATGTCTCTCCCCTGCAGTTTTCCTCCTTTCCTCAGCACCATTTGTAAACTCACTGGAAacttgaaatttgttttttttaaatagttttacttAAACTGAAAGGGCCTAACACAGAAGACTTACTTGAACCCAGGCCCTCCTATTACACAATTTTTTAGTTTAAGATATTACTATTTTTGATTTGAAGTAACTAACTACAGCAGTTCATCTGTTTCCTTTTTATTGTGTGCATGAATTGTTGATCCTACACCTACTTTTGTGAAGGTgagttggggaggaggaagggatgtGTTTCtagatagactcataggtcagaagggaccaatctgatcatctagtctgacctcctgcacaaggcaggccacagaaccccacccatccaattttataacaacccctatcccaggaccgagttattgaaatcctcaaaaatggtttgaagacctcaagctgcagagacaccaccagcaagcgacccgtgccccacgctgcaggggaaggcgaaaaacctccagggcacctgccaatccgccctggaggaaaattccttcccgaccccaaatatggcgatcagctaaaccctgagcatgtgggcaagagtcaccagctagcacccaagaaggaattctccgcagcaactcagtacccatcgcatgcaacatctccccgcagaccattgagcagacctgtctggtggtaattcaagatcaattgcccaaattaacgatcctatcataacatcccctccatatacttatcaagctttgtcttaaagccaggaaagtcttttgcccctactacttccctcggaaggctattccagaacttcactcccctaatggtcagaaaccttcgtctaatttcaagtctaaacttcctaatatccagtttatacccattcgtcctcgtggctacattagtactaaacttaaataattcctctccctccctaacgttaacccccttgatatatttatatagggcgagcatatcccccctcagccttcttttggccaggctaaacaagccaagctctttgagtctcctttcataaggcagtttttccattcctcggatcatcctcgtagcccgtctctgaacctgttccaatttgaattcatccttcttgaacatgggacaccagaactgcacacagtattccagatggggtctcaccaacgccgtatacaacggtactaacacatccttatccttgcaggaaataccccgcctgatgcatcccaaaatcgcatttgcttttttaacagccgtatcacattggcgactcatagtcatcctgctatcaaccagtaccccaaggtccttctcttcctccgtcgcttccaactgatgcgcccccaacgtatatccaaaatacttattattaattcctaaatgcatgaccttgcacttttcactattgtatttcatcctatttctattactccagtttacaaggtggttcagatcttcctgaatagtatccctgtccttctccgtgttagcaataccccccagcttcgtgtcatccgcaaactttagtagcacattcccgctctttgtgccaaggtcagtaataaaaaggttaaataagatcggtcccaaaaccgatccttgagggactccactggtgacctccttccagtccgacagttcacctttcaatacgaccctctggagtctcccttttaaccagttccttatccaccttacaactttcatattcactcccagcttttccaatttaactaacagctccgtgtgcggaaccgtgtcgaacgccttactgaaatctaggtaaattatatctaccgcatttcctttatctaagtaatccgtcaccttctcaaagaaggagatcagattggtttggcacgatctacctttagtaaatccgtgttgcaattcgtcacaattcccattgacctctatgtccttaactactttctcccttaaaattttttcgaagaccttacatactacagacgtcaagctaacaggcctataattacccggatcgctcttattccctttcttaaaaataggaactacattagcaatcctccagtcatacggcacaacccccgagtttatcgattgcttaaaaattctcgctaacgggctcgcaatttcacgcgccagttcctttaatatcctcgggtggagattgtccgggccctccgactttgtcccatcgagctgttcaagtacggcctctacctcagttgcagtaatatccacttccatatccacattcccgtttatcatccctccatcatcgcaaggttcctcactagtcttattaaaaaccgaggcaaagtacttgtttagatgttgggccatgcctaggttatccttaacctccattccatcctcagtgtatagcggccccacttcttctttctttgttttcttcttatttatgtggctgtagaaccttttactattggttttgattccctttgcaagttccagttcaa of the Gopherus flavomarginatus isolate rGopFla2 chromosome 1, rGopFla2.mat.asm, whole genome shotgun sequence genome contains:
- the SUV39H2 gene encoding histone-lysine N-methyltransferase SUV39H2 isoform X2, translated to MQPPARWRAGEEGTEYFLVKWKGWPESSNTWVPLKNLKCPLLLQYFHSDKNEYLSQLKRGKAVILKNHIKALNPVVAQYIVKKAKQRIALQRWKEELNRKKNHKGMILVENTVDLEGPPLDFYYINEYKPAPGINVMNGITTGCECSDCPAEKCCPEEAGFFLAYNKQKQLKIQPGLPIYECNSYCRCGPECPNRIVQKGTPYSLCIFRTNNGRGWGVKTLQKIKTKRFVMEYVGEVITNEEAERRGQLYDNQGNTYLFDLDYDSDEYTVDAARYGNVSHFVNHSCDPNLQVFNVFIDNLDLRLPRIALFSTRTIKAGEELTFDYQMKGSLDVTSDSDAVSPTRKRIRTVCKCGAVCCRGYLN
- the SUV39H2 gene encoding histone-lysine N-methyltransferase SUV39H2 isoform X1, translated to MAGRRGAWYVPCLASLETIQELCRKENLTCKSLGITNRNLKSYEVEYLCDYKVEEGTEYFLVKWKGWPESSNTWVPLKNLKCPLLLQYFHSDKNEYLSQLKRGKAVILKNHIKALNPVVAQYIVKKAKQRIALQRWKEELNRKKNHKGMILVENTVDLEGPPLDFYYINEYKPAPGINVMNGITTGCECSDCPAEKCCPEEAGFFLAYNKQKQLKIQPGLPIYECNSYCRCGPECPNRIVQKGTPYSLCIFRTNNGRGWGVKTLQKIKTKRFVMEYVGEVITNEEAERRGQLYDNQGNTYLFDLDYDSDEYTVDAARYGNVSHFVNHSCDPNLQVFNVFIDNLDLRLPRIALFSTRTIKAGEELTFDYQMKGSLDVTSDSDAVSPTRKRIRTVCKCGAVCCRGYLN